Genomic window (Flavobacteriales bacterium):
TTTCCACACACGAGCACCTGCCTTTCAAGCGATCATGGGAACGACCGATGCCGAATTCGAGCAAGCCATAGGAAGCTTTTCAGTTCCCGTCCAGTCCTTGGCGCGGGAAACCCGAAAACTCATTCACCACGTCCTTCCTGAAGTTGTGGAGGTGGCATGGGTGCGGCAAAAGACCATCGGCTTCGGAACGGGGATCAAGAAAAATTCGGAGCACTTCTGCTGGTTCCTGCCCGCCTCCAAACATCTGTCGGTGGGCTTCAACTACGGCGCGGAACTCCCCGACCCCGCGCAGCTGCTGGAAGGCACCGGCAAACTTTACCGGCACGTCAAGATCCGCTCCGCCGAGCAATTGAAGGATCCCGCGTTGATCGAGCTGCTGCGCTTTTCTACCACGTACCGGGTGCCTGCCGTTCGGCGGGGGTGAACATGGGGTCACGGCACCTGCAAAGTCAGACGTATGAGGGCTGCACGGTGGACTCGTGTATTAACGCATTAATGCGCTAGACCTCAACCCCGCAGCTCCGCTCCCACTTCCTTCTCCAACGCCCCACGAATACGCCCCATGGCCTTCTCTACTTGCTCGTCGGTGAGGGTCTTCTCGTTGTCCTGAAGGATGAAGCTGATGGCGTAGCTCTTCTTGCCAGCGGGCAGTTTGTCGCCTTCGTACACATCGAAAAGGTCCACTTCGCGCAGCAACTTACGCTCCGCTTGGTAGGCGATCTGCTCGAGTTGCGCGTAGGCCACGGAGCGGTCCAGCAGCAGGCTGAGGTCGCGGCGTACGGCGGGGAATTTGGACACTTCCTGATAGGTGGTGTGGCTGCCGCGCAAGAGCGACACCAGCGTTTCATCGTGGATCTCCGCATAGTACGCGGGCTCGTCAACGCCGAAGGTCTTAGCAACGCTGGCGTCAACTTCACCCAGCAACGCCACGGTCTTCTTCCCGACCTTCACTTCCACTGCGGATGCCAGCAAGGGACTTTCACTATCGCTGTATTTCGTGGTCCCGCCCAGCCCTATGCGCTGGATCAGTAGCTCGAGCTCCTCCCTCACATCGGCGAGTTCGGTCTTGCGGTCCGCGCTGCGCCAGTTGTCGTTCCAGCGCTTGCCCGTGATCAGCAATGCAACCCGTTCCTCCTCGATGATCGTGCCGTTCGCGACGGAATAGATGCGACCCTTCTCGAATAGGCGCAGGTCGCGGTGCTGGCGGGCCATGTTGTGTGCGGCGCTCTGCAGCAGGCCGAACAGCATCGTGGGGCGCATCACGTCCAGCTCAGCGCTCAGCGGATTCTTCAGGCGCACCATGGCTTCCTCGTCGGCGGCCTTCAGCTTCACGGTGCGACCGCCGTTCACGAGCGAGGGCGTCATCACCTCGCGGAAGCCTCGTGCCGCCAAATGTTGCGACAGCCGTTGGCGGAAACCTTCGGATGTTGTTTCGGGCTGCTGCACGGCAGGCATCATTAAGCGCTCCGGAATGGGCACTTGATCAAAGCCGTGGATGCGCAACATTTCTTCCACGAGGTCGGCTTCGCGCAGCACGTCCACGCGGTAGGGCGGCACTTGCACATGCACTGTTGCAGCGGTGCGTTCGCTGATGCGGCAATCCAGCATTTCGAGGATACGCACCACGGCATCCGGCGTAATGGCCACACCGCAGAGGCGGTCCACGGTGGCGAAATGCAGGTCCACTTCGGCCCAGGTGCATGGCTGCGCGATGTCGATGATGGTGGAACTGATCTTCGCACCGGCCACTTCCTTCAGCAGCAGGGCGGAGCGTTTCAACGCATACACGGTGATCCCGGGATCCACGCCGCGCTCGAAGCGGAAGGAGGCATCGGTGTTCAATCCATGGCGGCGCGCGGTGCGGCGGATGGTGACAGCATCGAAGCAAGCGCTTTCCAGGAAAATGGACGTAGTGCTTTCGGAAACACCGCTTCCCGCGCCACCGAACACGCCGGCCAAACAGGCGCCGTTCTCCGCGTCGGCGATCAGCAGGTCCTCGGGGTCGAGGGTGCGGTCCTTGTCATCCAACGTGATGAGGTGCTCGCCCGCCTTCGCCTTGCGCACGATGACCTTGCCTCCTTTCAGCTTATCGGCATCGAAGGCGTGCAAAGGCTGGCCCAGTTCGTGCTGCACGAAATTGGTGACGTCCACCACGTTGTTGATCGGCTTGAGGCCGATACTCTTCAGGCGCTCCTGTAGCCAGGCCGGTGAAGGCGCGATGGTGATGTTCGTGAGCGTGAGCCCCGCATAGCGCGGAGCGGCATCCGGAGCCTGCACTTCCACCGGAACGGTGCGTGCGTCGTCATCCTGTTTGAAGGCTTCAACGGAAGGCAGCACCACGC
Coding sequences:
- a CDS encoding DUF1801 domain-containing protein, with product MGTTDAEFEQAIGSFSVPVQSLARETRKLIHHVLPEVVEVAWVRQKTIGFGTGIKKNSEHFCWFLPASKHLSVGFNYGAELPDPAQLLEGTGKLYRHVKIRSAEQLKDPALIELLRFSTTYRVPAVRRG
- a CDS encoding phenylalanine--tRNA ligase subunit beta, with protein sequence MRISWNWLLTLIDTEALSPYEAADILTSTGLEVESVEAVESVPGMLAGVVVGEVVSCSMHPDADRLQVCAVDFGAGEPSQIVCGAPNVAAGQKVLVATVGAELHPVGGEPFTIKKAKIRGVESMGMICAADELGLGTDHAGIMVLDASAKTGTPAAEQLQLKSDHVIEIGLTPNRSDALGHWGVARDLIAALNHRTGSKHSVVLPSVEAFKQDDDARTVPVEVQAPDAAPRYAGLTLTNITIAPSPAWLQERLKSIGLKPINNVVDVTNFVQHELGQPLHAFDADKLKGGKVIVRKAKAGEHLITLDDKDRTLDPEDLLIADAENGACLAGVFGGAGSGVSESTTSIFLESACFDAVTIRRTARRHGLNTDASFRFERGVDPGITVYALKRSALLLKEVAGAKISSTIIDIAQPCTWAEVDLHFATVDRLCGVAITPDAVVRILEMLDCRISERTAATVHVQVPPYRVDVLREADLVEEMLRIHGFDQVPIPERLMMPAVQQPETTSEGFRQRLSQHLAARGFREVMTPSLVNGGRTVKLKAADEEAMVRLKNPLSAELDVMRPTMLFGLLQSAAHNMARQHRDLRLFEKGRIYSVANGTIIEEERVALLITGKRWNDNWRSADRKTELADVREELELLIQRIGLGGTTKYSDSESPLLASAVEVKVGKKTVALLGEVDASVAKTFGVDEPAYYAEIHDETLVSLLRGSHTTYQEVSKFPAVRRDLSLLLDRSVAYAQLEQIAYQAERKLLREVDLFDVYEGDKLPAGKKSYAISFILQDNEKTLTDEQVEKAMGRIRGALEKEVGAELRG